agcCTAATCTTTTAAAATCTCTACATGTTCTTTAGGTTCGGAACAGTCAATGGATGAACTCTCACAGGACTCCATGATGTTGTCGATGCCGAACGAAGTATAATTAGCGCCGTTGGATCGATTACGTATTTGTAAATACTCTTTTTATCTACTTCTTATCATCCGAAGAAACGTTAGCTTCAGTTTTAGCGCTATTTCCGGATGGGCCTTCCAACGGCgcgttatattttaatttatcttagaACTCGTCACGAATCTAAGGTACACTttccatcctctctctctctctctctctctttttctctcattctctcattctctcattctctctctctttttctctctttctctcattctctctctctctctttctctctttctctcattctttctctttctctttttatcattatatccctctcttttctctctctctttctctctctttctctctctctctctctctctctctctatttctctatctctttttagataatttagaaagaaaaaaaacctacTTGTTTTTAGCATAAGTGGAATGCATTTGAAGGAAACATTAATTAAGCTATTAAATTACGTACGATATTAGGCTATTATTGCCGTGCAGTCAATTTTTAGCTTTGTCAAGAAGTTTTGAAAGGATCGATGAAACGTCACGATTCTATTCGATGATCCTATTCCGACCAAAATCAATATAGAATCTGTCAATGTCGAAGACcatgaaagaaatagaaaaaaaaaaaaagaaaaagtaataataataaaaacaacacGGATCTTCgaactcgaaaaaaaaaacttgtaacGTCTCGTCGAATGATTttttaggaaagaaaaaagaaaaagaaaagaaaaatttactcCAAATCGATCAGAAAAAAATCTAAGGATCTATGAATAGATCGTTTATCGTTCAGTACGATGATGATCGACGAATCATTCTTCATTTATAAGATAAGTAAATTAGGATTAAAAtcgatcagaaaaaaaaatctcgattATCTATGAATCGTCTATATATCGATATGATTATTGATATCGATGATTTGATGATAAATATCGCACAGAGAAAAtcctaaaatttataaatcccTTCATCTTCCATAGATCTCGGGATATTCTTTGATCGATTTTCATTATCAGGTTTACTATATTTTTCTGATCGATTTCAATGATCGGatgatcaaatatatatagatttcttGATTTATTCTGATCGATTCTGATTATATGGATCATCGATGATCATCACATGATTACCGCCATGTAGATTTATAAATCATCAAGAAAATCGAATCTTCCTCTAATTAAACAATAGAATCCTGtcgatataaattatcgatGGTAATATTCTAAAAATCGCAAAGGATCGAAAAATGTAGAATTAcatcgagtaaaaaaaaaaaaaacaaatccgAATAAGTTTTACGTATCCTTGACGTATTTTCGAATGACATCAAGAAGCAATGTTCCCGAACGGAATTATCTTTCGCAGTacgtagagaaaaaagaaaaggaaaaaaaaagaaaataaaagaaaacaacgcgatgtaacgattttatttaatatgaatgTACTGTGatgtaaatattgtaaactaagctctattataaaatatacgattgagtatacatgcatacacatacacacacatatatatattatatatatatgtatatgtatataaacacactTATTCCTACGACCTTGAAatcctttgaaaaaattatttctttttatttttaatatttttcattttttagattactttttaattcactttactttgtaaattttaaactttaaaatttttatttcaatcaatTACTATGTTCATCTATATTGagataaaacattattattcagtaatcatcattaattaaatatttagtaattattactgttattattattattaaaaattattattaagtaaagGTAAACGAGGGATATATGCAAttgacatatatttataacagcaaaagacattttttattattaacagtaGGCTTACAGTATTGCAGTAATGAATGTGCAAGAACGTTATCGTACGTATAATGATCGCacattatttctaaaaatttttttatgtacaaaAAAGTTCAAAGGGGGCGATggaagaaggagggagaaggaTAGGCCGGGTAAGAAAGAGGGAAcggagaatttatttatttacaatcctTTCATCCTTCAAATCTTTTCGATAGCgacagatataaaaaatatgaaagcaaATTTACATGTACTTATATTTACGTATCGTTTATCtgaaaattcgatttaattaataatcgtatattttccgcgtttttctttttttcttttagttttatatttttcttttgtttttaacattaatgAAGGATAACAGGAagtccaattttttttttgtttctttttgttttcttcttttttattttttcgttaaaaatttgcACCGATTTAAATCGCTGacgtcgaataaataaaaattaaaagctcGTTTATGTTACTAAACTACTGATCGATCATTTTCTACGACCGatcattttttgtttgcttatttgttagtttttatttaatctcatcttctcatcttctttttctttctctctctctctctctctctttttattttctttccttctttttctgtttttttttgtttcttttttctatgtacatacaaaaaaagatCGGCGAATATCGAGCAGATTTTTATCCCGTTTGATGACAAAATTGTGGTTGGTGATGAGTCGGGGTAGTTGGCGTTAAGGGTGTCATTGGTGTCAGTGGGGTTAATGGACTTCCGGGACTTTCACTTCCGGCACTGCCACCTTGATAACCACCTAGGTATGCTCCGACCACGTTCACACTACTGGGATACATTTCCGTCGGGTGATGTTGCATTGGTGGTGAATGATgcactataaaatataaaaaaaaaaatagggccAAAATAGGAAATTATTTCGAGTGATTACATCTTTTTACtggaattaaaaataagtttttttaaaataagtaAGTCGAAAGTGcgaaatagaaatttctttttcataagcGACTTTGTTctcaagaaaatataaatttttaataaatccaaATTCTAAAGTCCAAATAGTATCGCAGCATTTTTgacaatcaaaaataaaatgaaagtgtggaatagaattttttttatagatagcTTTGTTCTCGAGAAAAGTCAAATTTTGGATAAATCCAAATTGTGAAAACCAAATCGTATTCGGAAATAGAAATCCGgaatagaaatttctttttcatagacTACTTTGTTCTTGAGAAAagtcaaatttttaataaatccaaGTTACGGAATTCAAATATTATCGCAACATTTTGTTGggtattaatgattataaaatactcTTGTAGTTAATAAGTtaataagttaaataaaataaatcgtacgATAAACTCACTTTGCGTTTTGATTTTGCCACTGTGCTTCTTCTGCCTTGCCCTTGAATTTTGAAACCATACTTGTGTGACCCTCTTACTTAATCCAGTTACATGTGCTATCCTTTCGAGATCCTGACCATCGGGATTACTATCCAATTGAAAATTCGCCTGCAATACGGAGAGTTGTTCCTCGGTGAACGTAGTTCTTACTCTCTTTGTTTTACTACCCTTGCCACCGTGTTCGGAGTCACAATCTTCGGAGGAAGAAGTATTGTTTCCCTCTACTACATCAAGATAATGTGCCTTACATAATAATCGTGCGTCCAACAGGGCAAATTGTTCACCGGTCGATAATTGACGTGAACAAGCGTCACAGGCAAAACAGGCTAAATGATAAACCCTTTCACGGGCTCTCCTAACCCAATCACCTGCGCCCACACTTCGCCCACATTTTGCACATTTAGCACCGAACGTTCtgaaacaatataattttttttttcatgggaCCCATTAAAGAATATCAATTTTCgttcgaattatattttaaattgatgttttgagaaacaaaaaaaaaacaacaacaaaaaagaaaagaaaagaagatctttttttatcgtcctACTTTTGTTATGACTCATTATTGCAATTTGATATAGCAGATCAATATCGTTTCAAATAACATGTTAGCAATGTTATCAAAACATGTCGTAATGATACTTTGTCATCGTATGATGTGAAATAGTATTCATCGAACGCGTATCATAATACTTAGTCGAATGAGGAAAATACGATGATAGATTGAAAATCGACGaagttatttcaaaaattcaatatagAGTGTCACTCGACAAGTTATATCTCAAAATAATTGGTCAATTAAGAATCGACACGATAATACAAACAACTaattatcattcatatatatatatatatatatataatatattttcaagtatGAGGAAGAAAGGTGAACTcgcgaaaagataaaaaaaaaaagaaataaataaataaaaaatacaggacaaaaaataataaactattGCATTTTAAGGTTATCGCGAGAAGGTACGGATTGTGTTGTGTTGTGTCGCTGAGAGAAGAACGTGAAACGTtcagtttatttttatctcgtgCGTCTCGGTGCAGGTTCATTGAGGACCGCCAGACCCGAACACGGTCCTGTCCTCATTAACATACTACTCGACCAAAGTCGATGTCCAGCGGCCCTCCTAAAGGCGCGCGTCAGAAACCAGGGGCACCGTTTAAGAGGGGTTGCCATCGCGATTCGGGAAGTAGATTACGTCGAGATTATTTCGACGTCTCAGTCGTGGCTTCCATCTGGCCAACAAATGACTCGAACCCTTTGAATTTCAGCCGACGATGATATCCCTTCAATAAGccaattgtttattaaatacgatattaacaccgccatcgttattattattattattattattattattattattattattattattattataattattattattattttataagccAAGTTCGCAGGCCAGTTCAATTAAGTCcactttttgaatttttttttaatttaagtgTCGAAGTATTTGATGGagtcttcattttttatattcacaatAAATTTCCCTAATTTCTGTTATTTAATACCATTAAATGACAAAATTTTGTTGAACAtcgtgtaaaaaataatttatttcaaaaatcaatCTGATTTAACTCAGCACTCTAATGTAAATCGTTGCAATAATGCAATTCAAACGTAGCAGCAAGACCTTTATACATTCTACAatctttatttgaatttatactttaatgagaattttaaaaaatgatttatattatttcatcgcattattccattttttttttattttataaaagttaatcGATTTGGCAAGTGATCAtctcatataatattataatattatcatattatattatttattattatgtatatttattatattttattattattattattattattattgttattattattattatgattattattattattattattattattattattatcaagtaAGAAGGTTAAAAGATCTGTTTCTCAATTCTTCGAGGATcatgcaattttcttttccaaatatttcatttcccATTTCCTGATTTCAAATTCTTCTTAACAGAActattcaaattattaaaatcatataaatttaattggtatatataataaaaaaaattgcaatggATCATacttaaatttataatctCATTTTTCCAGCATTGAACTCAAAATACGAAAAGATTCAATACCCAAacacattttctttatcaactGCAACGACTATCAAGctgataaaattacaaataaatataaa
This DNA window, taken from Vespa velutina chromosome 12, iVesVel2.1, whole genome shotgun sequence, encodes the following:
- the LOC124953354 gene encoding LIM/homeobox protein Awh-like isoform X2 gives rise to the protein MKTELETDSECSNSMICSTNNNSNNNNNNNNNNNNNNNNNNNNNNNNNINSANNNNNNNNTQNHNNNNNNNNNNNNNNNNNNNNNNHGPGKKGNNTSTMAKGAIVVGGGIAAKENGQQQDGMEMDCGGCGENVRERTVLCVGGRTWHSRCLKCCACARPLHDQHSCFLRGMRLYCRHDYALTFGAKCAKCGRSVGAGDWVRRARERVYHLACFACDACSRQLSTGEQFALLDARLLCKAHYLDVVEGNNTSSSEDCDSEHGGKGSKTKRVRTTFTEEQLSVLQANFQLDSNPDGQDLERIAHVTGLSKRVTQVWFQNSRARQKKHSGKIKTQMHHSPPMQHHPTEMYPSSVNVVGAYLGGYQGGSAGSESPGSPLTPLTPMTPLTPTTPTHHQPQFCHQTG